Within Kutzneria chonburiensis, the genomic segment CTCGTACTCCGGCTTGAGCATGCCCTTGAGGGCCTGCTCGATCTCGTCGATCGCCTGGTAGATGACCGTGTAGTAGCGAACCTCGACGCCCTCGCGGTTGGCCAGCTCGGTGGCCCGGCCCTCGGCCCGGACGTTGAAGCCCAGGACGATGGTGTTGTCCGTCGCGGTGGCGAGGTTGATGTCGCTCTCCGTGACCCCACCGACGCCGCGGTGCACCACGTGCAGCTCGACGTCCTCGCCGACCTCGATGTTCATCAACGCGGCTTCCAGCGCCTCGACGGTGCCGGAGTTGTCGCCCTTGATGACCAGGTTGAGCTGGCTGGTCTCCTTCAGCGCGGCGTCCAGGTCCTCCAGGCTGACGCGCTTGCGGCGGGACGCGTTGAGGGCGTTGCGGGTACGGGCCTGGCGGCGCTCGGCGATCTGCCGGGCCACCCGGTCCTCCTCCACGACCAGGAAGGTGTCGCCGGCCCCGGGAACCGAGGTCAGACCGATCACCTGCACCGGACGCGAGGGCATTGCCTCGATGACGTCCTCGTTGTGCTCGTCGACCATGCGCCGGACGCGCCCGTAGGCGTCGCCGGCGACGATCGAGTCGCCCACCCGCAGCGTGCCGCGCTGCACCAGCACCGTGGCCACCGGACCGCGACCGCGGTCAAGGTGCGCCTCGATCGCGACGCCCTGGGCCTCCATGTTCGGGTTGGCCCGCAGGTCGAGCGCGGCGTCCGCGGTCAGCAGGATCGCCTCCAGGAGCTGGTCGATGTGCAACCCCTGCTTCGCCGAGATGTCGACGAACATGGTGTCGCCGCCGTACTCCTCGGCGACCAGGTTGTACTCGGTCAGCTGCTGGCGGATCTTCTGCGGGTTCGCGCCTTCCTTGTCGATCTTGTTCACCGCGACCACGATCGGCGCGTTGGCCGCCTGGGCGTGGTTGATCGCCTCCACCGTCTGCGGCATCACGCCGTCGTCAGCGGCGACGACGATGACCGCGATGTCGGTGGAGTTGGCGCCACGGGCCCGCATGGCGGTGAACGCCTCGTGACCCGGGGTGTCGATGAAGGTGATGAGGCGCGGCTTGCCCTCCAGCTCGGTCTCGACCTGGTAGGCGCCGATGTGCTGGGTGATGCCGCCGGCCTCGCCCTCGTGCACGTTGGCCTTGCGGATGGTGTCCAGCAGTCGGGTCTTACCGTGGTCGACGTGACCCATGACGGTCACCACCGGCGGCCGGATCACGAGGTCGTCCTCGCCACCGGCGTCCTCGCCGTAGGTGATGTCGAAGGTCTCCAGCAGCTCCCGGTCCTCTTCCTCGGGCGAGACCACGTTGACCACGTAGTTCATCTCGTTGCCGAGGAGCTCGAGGATCTCGTCGGAGACCGACTGGGTCGCCGTGACCATCTCGCCGATGTGGAACAGCACCTGCACCAGCGCCGCCGGGTTCGCGTTGATCTTCTCCGCGAAGTCGGTCAGCGACGCGCCGCGCGGCAGCCGGATGGACTCCCCGTTGCCACGGGGCAGCCGGACACCGCCGACGCTGGGCGCCTGCATGTTGTCGAACTCTTGACGCTTCTGGCGCTTGGACTTGCGACCACGACGCGCGGGACCGCCGGGACGGCCGAACGCACCCGCGGCGCCGCCACGACCGCCGGGACCACCCGGACGACCGCCGCCGCCACGGAAGCCACCGCCGCCGGCCGGGGCGCCACCGCCACCACCGGGACGGAAACCGCCGCCGCCACCGCCGCCGCCCCCACCGGGACCGCCACGGAAACCGCCGCCACCGCCGCCGCCCCCACCGGGACCGCCACGGAAACCGCCGCCACCGCCGCCGCCCCCACCGGGACCGCCACGGAAACCGCCGCCACCGCCGCCGCCCCCACCGGGACCGCCACGGAAGCCACCGCCACCGCCGCCACCAGGGCCGCGGCCGCCGCCACCGGGACCGCCACCGGGACGACCGCCACCACCGGCCGGACGGGCCGGTCGGGGCGGCATCATGCCGGGGTTGGGCCGAGGCGGCATGTTGCCCGGGGTCGGGCGGGGACCACGGTCGCCACCGCGGTCGCCGGCCGGACGGTCGCCGCGCGGGGCGCGGTCGGGCCGGCCGTCACCGGGACGCGGCCGGTCGCCGCCGCCCTGCGAGGGCGGGCCGGGACGGGGCCCGGCCGGACGCGGCGCCGGCGCGTTGGAGCCGACACCGAACGGGTTGTTGCCGGGCCGCGGCGCGCGCGGGCCGGGCTTGGGGCCCTGCTGGCGCGGCGGCACCGTGGAGCCGCCGTCCGGCTGCTGCGGCTGCTGCCGCGGGCCGGGACGGGGGCCGGCGCCGGGGCGCTGACCCTGGCCCTGGGCGGGCCGGGACGGCGCCTGCTGGCCGGCCGACGCGGCGGCCGGAGCCTGCTGCGACGGCTGCTGCGGACGCTGCTGCTGCGGCGCCGGCGCGGGGGCCGGGCTGGACAGCGTGGGCTGCGTAGGGGCGCCCTTGAATTGACTCTGCGGAGCCTGGGTCTGGGGGGCGGCTGCCGGGGCCTGCGGGGCAGCCGCGGCCGGAGCCGGGGCGGCCGACGCGGCGGCCGGGGTCTCGGCCGGCTTGGGGCCGGGGCGCGGACCCGGACGCGGGCCGGGCATGGGGGGACGCTGGCCGGAGGCCGGCGTCGTGGGCGTCGCACCGGTCGCGGCCGGGCTGGGCTTGGGCGCCGGCGGACCGGGGCGCGGGCCGGGCTTCGGCGCGCCGCCCCTGGCCTTGGTGTCGCCCTTCTCGTAGGCGTCCCGCAGCCTGCGGGCGACCGGGGCCTCCACGGTGGAGGACGCGGACTTCACGTACTCGCCCTGTTCGGCGAGCTTGTTGAGCACTTCCTTGCTCGTGACGCCGAGCTCCTTCGCGAGCTCGTGCACTCGGGCCTTGCCTGCCACTGCTCTCCTCGTCTAGGGAGGCCGGGCGGCAAAGTCCCGCTCGACCTCGTCCTATCGTCGCGCGATCATGTCTTCAGCTTCACGGCTGACTCATGACGGGTCGACCTGCTTCCTCTACTCATCCGCAGCGGGGGCTTCCCGCGGCGGCACATCCCCAGCTGTGACCGACTCGAGATGAGCGGTCAAGACGGCGAGATCGAGCGCACCCTGGACCCGGAGGGCCCGTGGGAACGCCCGACGTCGCTCGGCGGCGCGCAGACACGCCGGATCGGGATGCAACCACGCGCCCCGACCAGGCAGCCCGCGTCTCGGGTCGGGGACGACGATCTCGTCCCTGGCCACCACGCGCAGCAGCTCGGAGTCCGACGCCTTCGCGCGGCATCCCACGCACGTCCGAATGGGACCGGTGGACGGGGGTGCCGGTTCTGAACGACGAACCACCGAAGATTCTATCCCCTCGAACTCACTCTGCCGAACCGGATACCTGACCGGACGGCGCGACCACCTCGGCGTCGGACTTGATGTCGATGCGCCAGCCGGTCAGCCGGGCCGCCAGCCGGGCGTTCTGGCCCTCCTTGCCGATGGCCAGCGACAGCTGGAAGTCGGGCACCACGACACGGGCGGTCTTGGCCCGCTCGTCGAGCACCCGGACGGAGATGACCTTGGCCGGTGACAGGGCATTCCCGACGAACGTGGCCGAGTCCTCGGAGAAGTCGATGATGTCGATCTTCTCGCCGGCCAGCTCGCTCATCACGTTGCGGACCCGGGCCCCCATCGGGCCGATGCAGGCGCCCTTGGCGTTCACGCCGGCCACCGTGGACCGCACCGCGATCTTGGAACGGTGACCTGCCTCACGTGCCACCGCCGGGATCTCGACGGTGCCGTCGGCGATCTCCGGGACCTCCAGCGCGAACAGCCGGCGGACCAGGTTGGGGTGGGTGCGGGACAGCGTGATCTGCGGGCCGCGGGAGCCGCGGGACACGCCGACCACGTAGCACTTGATCCGCTCGCCGTGCTCGTAGCGCTCGCCCGGCACCTGCTCGGCCGGCGGCAGCACGCCCTCGGTGTCACCCACCTGGACGACGACCATGCCGCGCGAGTTGGCCCGGGCGTCGCGCTGCACGACACCGGCGATGATCTCGCCCTCCTTGGCCGCGAACTCGCCGAAGGTGCGCTCGTGCTCGGCGTCGCGCAGCCGCTGGAGGATGACCTGGCGGGCGGTGGTGGCGGCGATCCGGCCGAAGCCCTCCGGCGTGTCGTCCCACTCCTCCTCGACCTGGCCGTCCGGACCGATGTCCTGGGCCAGCACCCGGACCAGGCCGGTCTTGCGGTCGATGTCCACCCTGGCGTGCGGCCGGTGGCCCTCGGTGTGCTTGTACGCGGTCAGCAGCGCGGTCTCGATGGCCTCGATGACGGTCTCGAACGGGATGTCCTTGTCCCGCTCGATCGTCCGGAGGGCGGCGATGTCGACGTTCATTCGGAATCCTCCTGACAGCCGCGCTCCAACAGCGCCAACTCCTCGACCGGCGGCTGCCGGAACTCCACTTCCACCACGGCCCGCTCGACGGCGCCGTGGCCGATCTCCCGCAGCTGGCCGTCGACCAGCAGCTGGACCGTCTCGTCGGTGACCCTGCCGACCCGGCCGGCGAACTCGGCCCCGTCGGTCTGGCGCACCTTGACCAGCCGGAACTTCGCCCGCCGCCAGTGGCGCGGTGCGGTCAGCGGCCGGTCGATGCCGGGCGAGGTCACCTCGAGGGTGTACGGGCCCGCGAGCACGTGGTCGTGCTCGTCGAGCGCGGCCGCGACGACGCGGCTGGCCTCGGCGATCGCGTCGAGGCCGACGCCCTCCTCGCCGTCGACCACCACCTTGACCAGTCGGCGACGGCCAGCCTGCTGCACGTCGAGCAGCTCGAGATCGAAGCCGATCGCCGAGACTGCCGCCCGGACGACCGGTTCGAGCTGCGCGGATATCTCCCCGCGCGGCGCGCTGGACACGTTCTCACTCCCCTGGTCGCTCTTACCGCATTCGGTTGTCACTGCCGCCACGCGGACGTGACGACATCGACCGGCGATGCCGTTCGCCGGTCGTGGTCGCCAAGCGTATCTCGTCGCTGAGCCGTCCAGACGCACGTGGACCGGAGTGGGTCGGGTGATTGCTGGCAAGATGACTCACCGTGACCCCTCAGCTCGACCGCCGGGCCCTGCTGCGCCTCGGGGCGCTCACGGTGTTGGCCGCGCCGGCCGTCGCCGCGTGCACGCCGACGCCGACCGCACCGCCGCCACCGGACCCGCTGGCCGCGCTGGCCGACGCCGCCGCCAAGGACGCCGCCACCGCCCGCGCGGCGGCCGCCAAGTTCCCGGCCGTGCAGGCCAAGTTCGAGCTCATCGCCACCAACCGGGACGCCCAGGCGGTCGCGCTGCGCAAGGAGATCGACCGGGCCACCCCGCCGCCGACGGCCACCACGGCCACCACCCCGTCGAGCCCGCCGCAGGGCACCGGCTACCCCGACCAGGCCGCCGCCATTGCCGGGCTGGCCGCCTCGCTCGGGGCCGCCCAGGACGCCGCCACCCAGGTCGCGCTGACCGTGCCGACCTACCGTGCCGGGCTCGTCGGCTCCGTCGTCGCCGGCTGCGCGTGCTTGAAGGAGCTGCTCTCGTGACGTCTCCCTCCGACCAGTCCGTCGACGCCTTGCAGCGGGCCCTGGCCTCCGAGCACGCCGCCATCTGGGCCTACGGCCTGGCCGGCGCCTTCCTGCCGGCGGGCTCCGATCCCGCGCTGGCCAAGGGCTCCGAGGCCCACACCGCCCGCCGCGACGCCACCATCACGCTGGTCAAGAAGGCCGGCGCCACGCCAAAGTCGGCCGAGCCCGGCTACACCACGCCCCAGCCGCTGACCAACCAGTCGTCGGCCTTCGTGCTGTTGGTGGCGGCCGAGGCCGACGCCGCGGCGGCCTGGCGGTCGGTGCTCGAGTACACCTCGGATCAGGCGATCCGGAAGACCGCCCTGGACGCCCTCACCGACGCCGCCGTACGGGCCATGTCCTGGCGCCAGGCCGGCGGCCAGACCCCGTCCACGCCGGCGCTGCCCGGCCAGCCCTGAGCAAGATCAAGGGACCGATCCTCGCGTTGAACGTCAGGAAGGACCCCTTCCTGACATCGCCGGCAAGATCAAGGGACCGATACTGGCGTTCAACGTCAGTAAGGGGCCCTTCCTGACACGAACCGCCGCTACTTGCCGGCCAGGCGGAGGGCGTCGGTGCTGATGTCCTTGAGCTTGGCCCTGTCGGGGTGGCCGCCGACCAGGGCGGTCAACGCGATGGTGGTGACGTTGGCGTTGGTGGCGGCGGCGTAGCCACCGTCCTGCAACTGGCTGGTGGTCGGCATGTTGGCCGCGGTGACGCCGCCGTCCTTGAGCAGGTCGTAGACGTTGCCGGTGTTGTCGCTGCTGGTGATCTGTCTGAGCTGCTCGGCGTCCCCGTTGCTGCCCATCTTCACATCGATCAGGGACACCACCGCAGTGGTGCCGTCCGGCAGCGTCGAGGAGTACAGCGACCGCACGAGCTGCTGGCAGGGGTGGTCCTTGAGGAACACCTGGGTCTTGTTGAAGGCGTGCTGGGCGCAGTCGGTGTCGGTGGCGGGACCGGCGACCCGGGTGAAGGTGTACTTGCCGGCGCTGTCGACCTGGCTGGACGCGGCCTCGGCCACGCCGGCCACGTGACTCGGCTGCACGGCCCAGAACACCAGCCCGGACAGCACCGCGACACCGACCAGCCCCAAGCCCTGGAGCAGCAGCTTGTTGCGCTTGTCCGGCCCGGGATCACGGCCGCCGGCGGGCTCGGCGTCGTAGAACTCCGGGGGTAGCTGGAACGGCGAGGTGTCAGCCGGCCCGGCCGTCACGGGGGCGGTCCGCCAGGTCGCCTGATCTTGGGGGTACGACTCCGACACATCCAGCACCGTAACGGGTGACCGATTCCGACACGATTCGGATGGGTAGATCACCTTGCGTCACCGAATCAGTGCCGCGCTGACCAGGTCGACGTCATCAACGGTGTTACTCAGCGCGAAGGACAGGCGGACGCGGCCGGCTCGGACGGAGTGCCGGATGCCGGCGAGGCGCGAGGGATCGGCCTCGACGGAGACGATGGCGGAGTCGCCGGGCGGGAGGCCGAGGCGGTCCAGGAGTCGGTTGGCCAGGCCGACGTTGTGCCGGTAGACCTCGGCGATGTCCAACGACGCCAGCCACGGCAGGGCGACGGCCGCGCCGACGTGGGCGAACCAGGTGGGCGAGAGGTCGAGGCGGCGGGCGTCGCCGGCCAGTCGCAGGGGCAGGCCGTAGACGGTCTGCCAGGGGTCCTCACCGGCGTACCAGTTGGCGTGGATGGGCCGGGCCGAGTCGAGCACGTCCGGGTGAACGGCCATCCAGGCGGCGCCACGCGGCGTCATCAGCCACTTGTAGCCCGCGCCGACGACGTAGTCGGCCCACGCCAGGTCGACCGGCAGCCAGCCGAGCGCCTGGGTCACGTCGAGCACGACGGTGACGCCTTCGCGGTTGCGCCGCACGGCGGCCAGGTCGAGCAGCGCGCCGTCGCTGGACTGCACGACGCCGGCCGCCAGCACGTCGTGATCCGGCATGGCGTCCGGGATCTCGGCCAGTGGAACTTCGGTGATCTTGATCCCACGACGGGCCTGGGCCGCGAACGGGAAGGTGGTGCTGGTGAACTCCCCGGCCGGCACCAGCACCCGCGACCCGTCCGGCACGGACGCGGCGGCGATGGCCACCAACTGCGAGGCAGTGGCGCCGATGGCCACGTGTGCGGCGTTCGTGCCGACGAGCGCGGCGAAGCCGGCCCGAGCGTCGGCCACATGGACGTCGAACCCCGGCGGCGCGTCCGCGCCGACCCGCCAGCGCTGCACCGCCGCGGCCACGGCATCGGCGACGATCGTCGGCGGGACACCGATCGAGGCGGTGTTGAGATAGCCGGGCGGGATGTCGAAGGTCTGGCCGAAGGCGGTGCGCATCCCGCCACGCTATGCCGGCCGCTGCCCCGTGGATGCGAGGTCGCGCCGGTCTCTGGACCGCGGCCCCGCGGCGATCGAGTCGGTTCATCGATCGCCGCGGGGCAAGGGAAGAGACCGGTCACGAGCGACCTCGCCCCGCGCCGCACGCGCGGCGAAAGTACCGTTCACGGACATGCGCAGTGTGGAAATTCAGATCAGGACCGGATCGAGCGAGGTCGTGTACGACCTGACGGCCGACTGTGAGCGATTTTTGGCGCAGGACGGTGCGGTCGACGGGTTGTTGCACGTCTGGGTGCCGCACGCGACGGCCGGCTTGGCGGTGCTGGAGACCGGCGCCGGCAGTGACGACGACCTGTTGACGGCACTGGAGAAGCTGCTGCCCCGTGACGAGCGGTGGCGGCATCGTCACGGCACGCCAGGACACGGCCGGGACCACGTTCTACCTGCGTTTCTGCCGCCGTACGCGACGATCCCGGTGCTGGCCGGGCGGCTCGCGCTCGGCACCTGGCAGTCGATCTGCCTCGTCGACACGAATGTGGACAACCCGGTCCGGTCCGTCCGGTTCTCCATGATCAGGGGTTGAGGCCGAACGTCTTCTCCCCCATACGAGGGTGATACGAATCACCCGGCATCGGAATTGTCCGGTGAATTCGCATTGCGGGTTGTCACCGCCTTTCCGTCTCTTGCCCGAAACGGCCCAGGACTGGCACCCTTGACGCCGATGTTCAATCCCGTACCCCACCCTTGCGAGGTGCCGTGACCGGCCGGCGCGAACGCACCCGGGGGACCGCGGAGGACCCGGGCCGAACGCCGCTGGTCGGCCGTGGCGACGCGCTGCGCCTGGTCGACAAGACGCTGGACCGGGCCGGCAAGGGCGCCTTCCAGCTGTTGGAGCTGGTCGGCGAGCCGGGAGTGGGCAAGAGCCGGCTGCTGGCCGAGGCGGTGGCGGCGGGCCGTGGCAAGGCGATGCTGACGCTGGTCGGCCGGGCCTCGGAGTTCGAGCAGGACGCGCCGCTGGCCGCGCTGGCCGACGCCCTGGACGACCATCTGGAGACGTTGTCGGAGCGGCAGCTGTCGCGGCTGAGCGAGAACGAGCGCCGGCTGCTGGGCTCGGTGTTCGCCGGCCTGGCCACCGATGCGCCGGCTGCGGCGCCCGACCGCTACCGGCTGTTCCGCGCGGTGCGGGGGCTGCTGGAGCTGCTGGCCGAGTCCGGCGGTCTGGTGCTCGTGCTGGACGACGTGCACTGGGCCGACGAGAGCTCGGTCGAGCTGCTGGACCACCTGCTGCGGCACGCGCCGCGCGGCCGGATCGTGGTGGCGGTGGCCTACCGGCCCGGGCAGGCGTCGCCGCAGCTGAGCGCCGCGCTGGGGCTGGCCCAGCCGACGCGCCGGGTGCGGATCGACGTGGCGCCGCTGACCGAGCACGAGGCCGACGAGCTGCTCGGCCCGGACGTGAACCGCACCCGCCGGCAGGCGCTGTACGAGGCCAGCGGAGGCAACCCGTTCTACCTGGAAGCCTTGTCCCGCATGAACAATCCGCACGTCCCGTCGCCGAGGGACAGCGAGGCGTTCGCGTCGATGACGGCCGAGGTGCCGGAGACGGTCCGGGCGGCGCTGCTGCTGGAGCTGACCAGCCTGAGCGGCATCGGGCAGCTGGTGGCCAAGGCCGCGGCCGTGGTGGGCGACGAGTTCGAGCCGGCGGCCGTGGCGGCGGCGGGCGAGATCGCCGAGGCGGAGGCGCTCAACGCGCTGGACGAATTGGTGGCGCGGGACGTTGTGCGTCCCGACGCGGCTCGCTTCCGGTTCCGGCATCCGCTGGTGCGGCACGCCGCGTACGCCTCGGCCAAGGCCGGCTGGCGGATGGGCGCGCACGGCCGCGCGGCGCATTTCCTACGGGGCAAGGGCGCGCAGCCGCAGATGCTGGCGCACCACGTGGTCAACTCGGCCCCGTTCGGCGATCTGGCCTCCGTAGGCGAGTTGGCCTCGGCCGCGCAGGCGGTCGTGTCCCGTGCCCCGGCGACGGCCGCGCACTGGCTGGGCAACGCGCTACGGCTGCTGCCGGAGAACGAGGCGACCCGGCCGACCCGCTGCAACCTGTTGCTGGCCTTGGCCAACGCCCAGTTGAGCAGCGGTCAGCTCCGTGCCGGCCGGGAGACGGCCCGCGAGGCGCTGGCGTTGCTCCCGTCCGAGGACCTGGCCCGACGGGCCATCGCGGCCCGGCTCTGCGCGACGATGGAACGGATGTCGGGCTCGCGCGAGGCCGCGAAGGCGGTGCTGCTCACCGAGCTGCGCAAGCTGCCGAACCAGCTGGTCGTCGAGGCGGCCCCGCTCTACCTGCGGCTGGCCGTCGAGTACATCGGCACCGGCCAGGCCGCGGAGTGCGCCCGGATGCTGGCCCAGATGGGCAAGCTCGACCACCTGGACCCGGCGACCGCGTTCGCCGCGGCCGGGCTGGGCGTGATGCCGGCCTACATCGCCGGCGACCTGCCCGGCGCGCTGGACCTGCTGGACGAGGTCGACCGGCTGATGGCCCAGCTGACCGTCGCCGAGATCACGCCGTGGATGGACGTCACAGCCTGGCTGTGCTGGGGCGAGCTGATGGTCGGCCGGCACGCCCAGGCGCTGACCCGGCTGGACCGCGTGATCGAGATCGCCCGGTCAACCGGCCAGCAGTTCGTGCTGGCGTATCTGTTGGCGGCCAAGGCTTTCGCCCTCGGCCGGCTGGGGCGGCTGGCCGAGGCCGCGCCGGTGGCCGAGGAGGCGTGCGACGTCGCCCGGCTGGTCGGCTCGGACGAGGCGCTGACCATGTCGCTCACCTCCCAGGCGCTGATCCTGGCCTGGTCGGGCGAGTACCCGGCGGCGTTGAAGGCGGCCAGCGTCGGGGCCAGCACGAACCAGCCGAGCAAGGTCTACTGGTCGGTGCTGGCCGGCTGCGCCCGCAGCCTGGTGCTGATCTACTCCCGTGACCTGCCGGCGGGCCGTCCCGCGGTGGAGGCGGCCTGCGAGGCGTTCGAGTCCGGCGGTGTCCGTGACGAGACGCTGCTGCTGATCTGCCTCGAGGCGATGGCCCACGCCGAGGCGATCGCCGGCAACCCCAGCGCCGGGCTGCCGCTGGCCGACCGGGCCGACGCGATCCGGCATCCCGACCACGAGGTGAACGTGGCGGTGGCCGACCTGATCCGCGCGCACGCGTTGAGCGGCACCGATCCGGCGACCTCGGCCAAGCTGGCGTTGCAGTCGGCGGACACGTTGGCCAGCCTGGACTACCGGCTGGAGGAGGGCCGCGCGCGGCTGCGGGCCGGGCAGAGCCTGGCGTCCTCGGGCGACCGCGCCGCCGGCCTCAAGCAGCTGGCCATCGCCGCCGAGCTGTTCGCCACGTGCGGCGCTCGCGGCCTGCACGCCCAGGCCGCCGAGGCGCAGCGCCGCCTCGGCCAGCGAGTTCCCGTGCCGCGGCTGGGCCGTCGGCAGGAGCTGCCGTTCGGCTTGTCGGCCCGCGAGTTCGAGGTTGCCCGACTGGTCGTGGAAGGCCGCACCAACGCGCAGATCGCCGAGCGGCTGTCGCTGAGCCTGCGGACCGTGGAGACCCACTTGACCCGGGTGTTCGGCAAGACGGGTGTGCCGGCGCGCGGCGGACTCGGTCGGGTCCTCGGCCCCCATCTGGACCAGAACTGAGCGGACCGGCGTCAAAAACGGTCACGCAGCGCTGATGGGTCTCGACCTGGGCGTACCTCGTTCAGACCCTGGTCAGCCGCCGCCGAACACCGAATGTCGTGGTTTACCACGATGGAAATGGAGACGCTGGTCCGTCAGGGTGATCTAGACCATCCACCGAGTCGCTGGGGGGCGCGATGAACCGGGAAATCCCGCTGTACACACTCGAGGGTGTACGCGACGCGGACGTCAGCGTTCACCCGGTCACCACGATGGACGGCCTCGGCCTCAACCTCACCCGCTTCCGCCGCGAGGCCGGCGACGACGTGGTGCTGCTGGTGCACGGCCTGACCTCGTCGATGGACATGTTCGTCATGCCCGAGCACCGCAACCTGGTCAGCCACCTGCTGGACACCGGGTTCGGCGAGGTGTGGACGCTGGACTCCCGGATGAGCAACCGGCTGCCGTACAACAAGTCGGCCCACCGGTTCACCCTCGACGACCTGGCGCGCCACGACTATCCCGCAGCGCTCACCGAGCTCCGCCGCCACGTCGGGGGGCGGCGGATCCACGTGGTCGCGCACTGCCTCGGCTCGGTCTCGTTCCTGATGAGCCTGTTCGGCGGCTCCGTCAACGAGATCGCCAGCATGGTGTGCAACAGCGTCGGCCTCACGCCGCGGGTGCCGCTGTGGTCGCGGATGCGCCTGGTCGCCGGCCCGGACGTGGTCGAGTACGGCCTCAACCAGCCCTACCTGGACCCGCAGTGGAGCCAGGCGCCGGCGTTCACCACCGGCTGGGCGGTGTCCAAGCTGATGTCGGTGCTGCACCCGGAGTGCTCGGTGCCGGCCTGCCACATGCTCAGCGCGATGTGGGGCAGCGGCTGGCCGGCCATGTACGAGCACGCCAACCTGCTGCCGGTCACCCACCAGCGGATCGGCGACATCTGCCAGGCCAGCGGCGTGCACTACGACCGGCACGTGCGCAAGATCGTCTTCGCCGGGCACGCCGTCGCCTACGACACCGGCGAGGACTACACCGCCGACCTCGGCGCCGTGCGCACCCCGCTGCTGCTGCTCACCGGCACCCACAACCGGGTGTTCGTCGATTCCCAGCAGGTGTTCCACCGCCGGCTGGAACAGGCCGCGCCCGGCCGGCACGAGCTGCGGTCGCTGCCCGGCTACGGCCACCTGGACCCGTTCATCGGCAGGCACGCCGACCTCGAGGTCTTCCCGCACATCACCGACTTCCTCAAGCGGGCGGCCGCCTGATGGGGGCCGTCGACACCGCCGACGTGGTGATCGTCGGCTCCGGGTTCGGCGGCTCGGTCGCCGCGCACCGGCTGGCCGACGCCGGCCTGTCGGTGGTCGTGCTGGAGCGCGGCCGGGCCTGGCCGCCCGGCAGCTTCGCCCGCACGCCGGCCGACATGCACCACAACTTCTGGAATCCCAAGGGCTCCGACTACGGCCTGTTCGACGTGCTGGAGTTCCGCGGTTTCGACTCCGTGGTCTCGGCCGGCCTCGGCGGCGGCTCGCTGATCTACGCCAACGTGCTGTTACGCAAGGACGAGCGCTGGTTCGTCAAGGACGCGGAGCTGCCCGGCGGCGGCTACGAGTACTGGCCGATCACCCGTGAGGACCTCGATCCGCACTACGACGCCGTCGAGGCGATGCTCACGCCCAGCCGCTATCCGTACGACGACCCGCAGTTCAACTCCGTGCCCAAGGCCCAGGCGTTCCGCGAGGCCGCCGACGAGCTGGGCCTCGACTGGCAGCTGCCGCCGCTGGCGGTGGCCTTCGCGTCCAAGCCGGGTGGGCAGCCGGGCATCAACCTGCCGGTGGTCGAGCCGTCGTACGGGAACCTGCACGGCGTGCCCCGGCTGACCTGCCGGCTGTGCGGCGAGTGCGACTTCGGCTGCAACGACGGCGCGAAGAACACCCTGGACCACAACTACCTGTCCGCGGCCAAGGCGGCCGGCGCCGATCTGCGCACCATGTGCGAGGTGCAGGCGATCCGCCCCGGCGGCCCCGGCTACCAGGTGCGCTACCTGTTGCACGCCATGGACGGCAGCTCGGTGTCCAAGCGCATCGACTGCGAGCGCCTGGTGCTGGCCGCCGGCGCGTTCGGCACCACACGGCTGCTGCTGGGCAACCGGGCCCACCTGCCCGGGCTGAGCTCGGCGCTGGGCACCCGCTTCAGC encodes:
- the infB gene encoding translation initiation factor IF-2, encoding MAGKARVHELAKELGVTSKEVLNKLAEQGEYVKSASSTVEAPVARRLRDAYEKGDTKARGGAPKPGPRPGPPAPKPSPAATGATPTTPASGQRPPMPGPRPGPRPGPKPAETPAAASAAPAPAAAAPQAPAAAPQTQAPQSQFKGAPTQPTLSSPAPAPAPQQQRPQQPSQQAPAAASAGQQAPSRPAQGQGQRPGAGPRPGPRQQPQQPDGGSTVPPRQQGPKPGPRAPRPGNNPFGVGSNAPAPRPAGPRPGPPSQGGGDRPRPGDGRPDRAPRGDRPAGDRGGDRGPRPTPGNMPPRPNPGMMPPRPARPAGGGGRPGGGPGGGGRGPGGGGGGGFRGGPGGGGGGGGGFRGGPGGGGGGGGGFRGGPGGGGGGGGGFRGGPGGGGGGGGGGFRPGGGGGAPAGGGGFRGGGGRPGGPGGRGGAAGAFGRPGGPARRGRKSKRQKRQEFDNMQAPSVGGVRLPRGNGESIRLPRGASLTDFAEKINANPAALVQVLFHIGEMVTATQSVSDEILELLGNEMNYVVNVVSPEEEDRELLETFDITYGEDAGGEDDLVIRPPVVTVMGHVDHGKTRLLDTIRKANVHEGEAGGITQHIGAYQVETELEGKPRLITFIDTPGHEAFTAMRARGANSTDIAVIVVAADDGVMPQTVEAINHAQAANAPIVVAVNKIDKEGANPQKIRQQLTEYNLVAEEYGGDTMFVDISAKQGLHIDQLLEAILLTADAALDLRANPNMEAQGVAIEAHLDRGRGPVATVLVQRGTLRVGDSIVAGDAYGRVRRMVDEHNEDVIEAMPSRPVQVIGLTSVPGAGDTFLVVEEDRVARQIAERRQARTRNALNASRRKRVSLEDLDAALKETSQLNLVIKGDNSGTVEALEAALMNIEVGEDVELHVVHRGVGGVTESDINLATATDNTIVLGFNVRAEGRATELANREGVEVRYYTVIYQAIDEIEQALKGMLKPEYEEVQLGRAEVRDVFKSSKVGTIAGCLVMSGELKRNSKARLIRDNVVIQESLTLTSLRRFKDDVTEVREGFECGLTLGNYGDLRVGDTVETYEMREKPRN
- a CDS encoding YlxR family protein; this translates as MVRRSEPAPPSTGPIRTCVGCRAKASDSELLRVVARDEIVVPDPRRGLPGRGAWLHPDPACLRAAERRRAFPRALRVQGALDLAVLTAHLESVTAGDVPPREAPAADE
- the nusA gene encoding transcription termination factor NusA, which codes for MNVDIAALRTIERDKDIPFETVIEAIETALLTAYKHTEGHRPHARVDIDRKTGLVRVLAQDIGPDGQVEEEWDDTPEGFGRIAATTARQVILQRLRDAEHERTFGEFAAKEGEIIAGVVQRDARANSRGMVVVQVGDTEGVLPPAEQVPGERYEHGERIKCYVVGVSRGSRGPQITLSRTHPNLVRRLFALEVPEIADGTVEIPAVAREAGHRSKIAVRSTVAGVNAKGACIGPMGARVRNVMSELAGEKIDIIDFSEDSATFVGNALSPAKVISVRVLDERAKTARVVVPDFQLSLAIGKEGQNARLAARLTGWRIDIKSDAEVVAPSGQVSGSAE
- the rimP gene encoding ribosome maturation factor RimP; translated protein: MSSAPRGEISAQLEPVVRAAVSAIGFDLELLDVQQAGRRRLVKVVVDGEEGVGLDAIAEASRVVAAALDEHDHVLAGPYTLEVTSPGIDRPLTAPRHWRRAKFRLVKVRQTDGAEFAGRVGRVTDETVQLLVDGQLREIGHGAVERAVVEVEFRQPPVEELALLERGCQEDSE
- a CDS encoding ferritin-like domain-containing protein — protein: MTSPSDQSVDALQRALASEHAAIWAYGLAGAFLPAGSDPALAKGSEAHTARRDATITLVKKAGATPKSAEPGYTTPQPLTNQSSAFVLLVAAEADAAAAWRSVLEYTSDQAIRKTALDALTDAAVRAMSWRQAGGQTPSTPALPGQP